The following proteins come from a genomic window of Miscanthus floridulus cultivar M001 chromosome 2, ASM1932011v1, whole genome shotgun sequence:
- the LOC136540205 gene encoding uncharacterized protein: MAWVFDLADFPVETYKDFIAIVKTAFRHYVQEHKGRHHPNRKEKLYVKTLCACPKQKPGSLHCGYYTCIMMSTIGGYNRNPNLLEKDKDTRRNPYKDDELLEMVGDLCNFIMDQIVYHKGTYHHLLFDLGSNHLYQHLRETDMLALGR; the protein is encoded by the exons atggcatgggtctttgatttagcggatttcccagtcgagacatacaaagacttcatagcgattgtcaagac ggcattcaggcactatgtccaggaacataaggggaggcatcatccaaataggaaggaaaagttgtatgtcaaaactctatgtgcg tgccccaagcagaagcctgggagtctacattgtggatactacacatgtattatgatgagtaccatcggtggctacaacagaaaccccaatctg ttggagaaagataaagacacgagaaggaacccatacaaggatgacgagctcttagagatggtcggtgacctttgcaacttcataatggaccagattgtgtaccataaaggcacttaccatcatcttcttttcgacttaggtagtaatcatctataccaacaccttcgtgagactgatatgctagccctaggccgttga